One window of Pseudacidobacterium ailaaui genomic DNA carries:
- a CDS encoding condensation domain-containing protein translates to MKRPLTMFERALYFGAGFHVNVMITARISGLLTETQIRHALRRVQEKHAILRCLVVEEDKRPWFVMQENPVPIPIRMIERRHEDDWLDVAMQESLQPFEGSKGPLARLVWVQGKEQSELLLVCSHALCDGRSLVTLLCEILLLCDQPHADIGVRTSMNALEEVFPADVWADRRLQRRIRVKVAAAKFMLRLTRTKPAWTYGRIYRCLWTMDEDVSQKLIANCKKEGTSVFAALSIACMKAFAKVCGPERIRKYEAPVDFRRYLPGLRSDSLFAIAPTIELSLRKLHRIALTKENFWGLARSLKADMAARMEKLNSSVFPLFLGMEQFHDVYDRMAAYAQSKRAGSKVSLSYVGKIDLPQQYAKFRLLDICDISAMMLPTPAHLIAMYSFAGRFHFSLASDESSLPHAEAMEIRNEIMTELHRCVEERPATGALAAGATLAAPAEAS, encoded by the coding sequence GTGAAACGTCCATTGACGATGTTTGAACGCGCTCTCTATTTTGGTGCGGGCTTTCATGTAAATGTGATGATTACGGCCCGAATCTCAGGTCTTCTTACAGAAACCCAAATACGCCATGCATTGAGGCGAGTGCAGGAAAAGCACGCAATTCTGCGTTGTCTGGTGGTCGAAGAAGACAAACGTCCCTGGTTTGTCATGCAGGAAAATCCTGTACCGATTCCCATACGGATGATAGAACGCCGCCATGAAGACGATTGGCTGGATGTGGCCATGCAGGAGTCACTGCAGCCTTTCGAAGGAAGCAAGGGGCCTTTGGCACGATTGGTCTGGGTGCAGGGGAAAGAACAGAGTGAGTTATTGCTGGTGTGCAGTCATGCACTTTGCGATGGCCGATCCTTAGTGACCTTGCTGTGTGAGATTCTTCTGCTTTGTGATCAGCCCCATGCAGACATTGGTGTCAGAACATCCATGAATGCCTTAGAGGAGGTCTTTCCCGCTGATGTTTGGGCAGACCGTCGACTACAAAGGCGGATTCGAGTCAAGGTAGCTGCTGCCAAGTTCATGCTGCGGTTGACGAGGACGAAGCCTGCGTGGACATATGGCAGGATCTATCGCTGTCTTTGGACCATGGATGAAGATGTGTCGCAAAAACTGATTGCAAATTGCAAGAAGGAAGGGACCAGCGTTTTTGCTGCGCTGAGTATTGCCTGTATGAAAGCCTTTGCAAAGGTATGCGGGCCGGAACGCATCAGGAAGTATGAAGCTCCTGTGGATTTCCGGCGTTACCTGCCCGGTTTGCGTAGCGACAGCCTGTTTGCGATTGCACCTACGATCGAGCTGTCCCTGCGAAAGCTGCACAGGATTGCTCTGACAAAGGAAAACTTCTGGGGACTCGCACGTTCTCTTAAAGCTGATATGGCTGCTCGGATGGAAAAGCTCAACTCCAGTGTCTTTCCGCTCTTTCTAGGAATGGAGCAGTTCCATGATGTGTATGACCGGATGGCTGCTTATGCTCAATCCAAACGTGCAGGCAGCAAAGTCTCCTTAAGCTACGTAGGCAAAATTGACTTGCCGCAGCAATATGCAAAGTTTCGCCTGCTGGACATCTGCGACATTTCTGCCATGATGTTACCCACACCTGCCCACCTGATTGCGATGTACAGCTTTGCAGGCCGCTTTCATTTTTCTCTTGCTTCGGATGAATCTTCTCTTCCCCATGCCGAAGCAATGGAGATCAGAAACGAGATCATGACGGAACTCCATCGTTGTGTTGAAGAACGGCCAGCAACAGGGGCATTGGCTGCAGGCGCTACTTTGGCCGCACCTGCGGAGGCCTCATGA
- a CDS encoding glycosyltransferase: MPELKPVVIFTIGTQGDVRPCVALGKGIRRAGYPVRIATSTNFAGMVLNAGLEFFPMTADFQAMLETDRSIADQGLHIRAMVRIFRERYAGWAAHWVKEGLAAAEGARLLIGVSNSILLAKALSEACEIPYAIARLQPATLSGILPPVMLIHSQRRLPRMVSLGAHCVMFKLFWSVMRPAINDIVRPQLGLSPYPWYGPYFRDLHHSKVINGFSQRVLPRPSDWTVNSQVTGYWFLDQEQWSPSEALKDFLAAGPKPVYIGFGSMVSNQAKEFTQTILRAVEKSGQRAVIATGWGGLEGEDGLYNQRIFFLRHAPHDQLFPLMSAAVHHGGAGTTAAAVRAGIPSVIVPFFGDQPFWAARLHSLGVAPPALERKTLTPDALSSALIATQQPAMWHKAKDLGNAVREEDGVGEAIRWLCRWQLLPTAQRDAAAVQAVEAMA; the protein is encoded by the coding sequence ATGCCTGAGCTTAAGCCTGTAGTTATTTTCACAATCGGAACACAGGGCGATGTGCGTCCCTGTGTGGCCTTGGGAAAGGGAATTCGTCGCGCTGGGTATCCGGTGCGCATTGCCACAAGCACGAATTTTGCCGGGATGGTCCTCAATGCGGGCCTAGAATTCTTTCCGATGACGGCTGACTTCCAGGCAATGCTGGAGACCGACCGTTCGATTGCCGATCAGGGTCTTCATATCCGTGCGATGGTGCGCATCTTCCGGGAACGTTATGCTGGCTGGGCCGCGCACTGGGTGAAGGAAGGTCTGGCAGCAGCCGAGGGTGCTCGATTGCTGATTGGCGTCAGCAACAGCATCCTTTTGGCCAAGGCATTATCGGAAGCGTGTGAAATACCTTATGCGATTGCGCGCCTGCAACCGGCCACGCTGTCGGGGATATTACCGCCTGTCATGTTGATCCATTCCCAGCGCAGGCTCCCGCGTATGGTGAGCCTGGGGGCGCATTGTGTGATGTTTAAGCTCTTCTGGAGTGTGATGCGTCCGGCCATCAACGACATTGTACGGCCCCAGCTTGGTCTGTCTCCTTATCCGTGGTACGGTCCATATTTTCGCGATTTGCACCATTCGAAAGTCATCAATGGCTTTAGCCAACGAGTGCTTCCGCGGCCATCAGACTGGACAGTGAACTCACAGGTGACGGGATATTGGTTCCTCGATCAGGAACAATGGAGTCCTTCTGAAGCATTGAAAGATTTTCTTGCTGCGGGACCAAAGCCTGTCTATATCGGCTTTGGGAGCATGGTGAGCAACCAGGCAAAGGAATTTACGCAGACCATTCTTAGGGCAGTAGAGAAGAGCGGTCAGCGTGCTGTGATTGCCACAGGTTGGGGCGGTCTTGAAGGTGAAGATGGCCTCTACAATCAGCGGATTTTTTTTCTACGCCATGCGCCTCATGACCAGTTGTTTCCACTGATGTCTGCTGCAGTTCATCATGGCGGAGCCGGGACGACGGCGGCGGCTGTTCGCGCAGGCATTCCCTCAGTGATTGTTCCATTTTTTGGAGACCAGCCTTTCTGGGCGGCCAGGCTTCACAGCCTGGGAGTAGCTCCTCCTGCACTGGAACGCAAGACGCTCACTCCTGACGCTCTTTCGTCCGCGTTGATTGCTACTCAGCAGCCAGCGATGTGGCACAAGGCCAAAGATCTGGGAAACGCCGTACGCGAAGAAGATGGCGTTGGCGAAGCAATCCGCTGGTTGTGTAGATGGCAACTGCTGCCGACTGCACAAAGGGATGCTGCTGCGGTTCAGGCCGTGGAGGCGATGGCGTGA
- a CDS encoding non-ribosomal peptide synthetase produces the protein MKECSQSSFPLTVAQRGLWFSQKIALGALMNIAEAIEICGAIDPVIFRKALHRVASEAEQLRVCIVEEDGKPRQIVRAAYEGEFPYLDMSLRPDPQAAIHEWMMEELCRPLDLARDPLWVSALLKAGEGRYFWYHRAHHIVNDGYGGGLVARRLAEVYTAYARGHEPAPNQFCTVQAMLEAEAGYRASERFQRDREYWLRQLDGMPDPVTLSRKSGHHQLSGSLLRSTGYLSAEVVRSLAGIGKLGGASLPQVWTSLVAAYYHRFTGAEDLVFRMPVSGRLLPALRSSIAVAANIVPLRLHFNAEMTFGDLLTQASRVMRQALRHQQYRYEDLRRDLGLVGHNQNIAWLGVNIEPFDYRLSFDGAQTITHNLSNSGAEDLTVFVYDRGTGADVRFDFDANPLLYSQAELDEHKRRWTRLTEQVLEHPAIPLRQLDILGEEERRTLMVSWNSTRKSWSYASVPAQVAQWARLTPDAPAAEHGGRQLSYRQLHERSVRCALGLMAAGVKPGDIVAVALPRSEQLLITLLGIMRAGAAYLPLDLDGPEERASLVIEDASPAALIAEATMQERFSGDFIRLDPDSLQAGVQGQDSGPDYSSPDGVVYVLYTSGSTGRPKGVEVTHRNLANFLEGMREQLAPKADDRFLALTTIIFDIAGLELYLPLTIGACVVIADGEALRNPPLLARLIESSGVTHVQATPSVWRILMASTATKLDGVHVLVGGEALTAELAARLKSMAACVTQFYGPTETTIWSTAYQIEKVGDDPPPIGRPILNTQLYVLDQAQQLVPVGAIGELYIGGEGVAKGYRNRPELTELRFLPDPFSPCGSRMYRTGDLVRWNEQGFLEFIGRADNQVKIHGHRVELGEIENVFLLHETIAEAAVTAQRHDDGSISLNAYLVPVHGASVDLRSIRWFLASRLPNHMVPDSFTILKAMPLTPNGKLDRKALPVPKRESSGIHVEPVTQTEKKLARIWREILNLERVGLHDNFFDLGGDSLSAAEFIAHFPAYFEMELPMGSLFEAPTIASLAALIERLRHEDSDLFGEVLTLRKGNPARHRALFCIHPMAGVSIGFSNLLRHLDDGIPVYGLQSRGLLGGPLPATIEETAADYLQQIRRIQPRGPYRLLGRSMGGLIAHALAVQMEEQRLEVEMLGMIDTFLFHPEGFSPALTETEEVRAALSFLDIQFKEAKPQRTLQELGEFLLHPENAHLVPANHQGMMKIVQAMMKNKPEFLNHLTAVMLNNLKMARNYRPARVSTDLLYFHATKTTGNVSVIHRSPSAWRPFVKGKIEVHSLHCHHEEVLDPGPAAMIGAVLQQQLCGPGVHRLAQVPAALLEETGESTAAYA, from the coding sequence ATGAAAGAGTGCAGCCAAAGTTCTTTTCCGTTGACCGTTGCACAGCGGGGGTTATGGTTCAGTCAAAAGATTGCTCTAGGCGCCCTGATGAACATTGCCGAGGCAATCGAAATCTGTGGTGCCATCGATCCGGTGATCTTCAGAAAAGCCCTGCATCGTGTTGCCAGTGAGGCTGAACAGCTTCGGGTTTGCATTGTGGAGGAAGACGGCAAGCCCAGGCAGATTGTGCGGGCCGCGTATGAAGGCGAATTTCCTTATCTCGACATGAGTCTTAGGCCGGACCCGCAGGCTGCTATCCATGAGTGGATGATGGAGGAGTTGTGCCGCCCGCTGGATCTGGCAAGAGATCCGCTCTGGGTATCTGCCTTGCTGAAAGCAGGAGAAGGCCGCTATTTCTGGTATCACCGTGCTCACCATATTGTGAATGACGGTTATGGTGGAGGCCTGGTGGCCCGAAGGCTGGCCGAAGTCTATACAGCATATGCCAGGGGACATGAACCTGCTCCGAACCAATTTTGCACAGTACAGGCAATGCTAGAGGCTGAGGCTGGGTATCGCGCCTCGGAGCGTTTTCAGCGGGACCGGGAATACTGGCTACGGCAATTGGACGGAATGCCTGATCCTGTCACTCTATCGCGCAAATCCGGCCATCATCAGTTGAGTGGTAGTCTGCTCCGCAGCACAGGGTATCTTTCTGCAGAAGTAGTGCGGAGTCTGGCCGGTATAGGAAAACTGGGGGGTGCCAGCCTGCCCCAGGTCTGGACCAGTCTGGTAGCGGCATACTACCACCGCTTTACGGGTGCAGAGGATCTGGTTTTCCGGATGCCAGTTTCTGGACGGCTTTTACCTGCACTGCGGTCGTCCATCGCGGTGGCTGCCAATATTGTACCGCTGCGGCTCCATTTTAATGCTGAGATGACCTTTGGCGACCTGCTCACGCAGGCATCGAGAGTCATGCGGCAGGCTCTGCGGCACCAGCAATACAGGTATGAAGATTTGCGCCGTGATCTTGGTCTGGTTGGGCACAACCAGAACATTGCGTGGCTTGGCGTAAACATTGAACCCTTTGATTATCGGCTGAGCTTCGATGGAGCGCAGACCATCACACATAATTTGTCGAATAGCGGCGCGGAAGACCTGACAGTATTCGTCTATGACCGCGGCACCGGCGCGGATGTGCGTTTTGATTTTGATGCAAATCCATTGTTGTACAGCCAGGCAGAGTTGGATGAACACAAGCGAAGATGGACCAGACTGACGGAGCAGGTGCTGGAACATCCCGCGATACCTTTGCGGCAGTTGGACATTCTCGGAGAAGAAGAGCGCCGCACTCTGATGGTTTCATGGAACAGCACGAGAAAGTCATGGTCTTATGCCAGTGTTCCGGCACAGGTGGCCCAATGGGCAAGGCTAACGCCAGATGCTCCTGCTGCTGAGCATGGCGGTCGGCAATTGAGCTACCGTCAACTGCACGAACGCAGCGTAAGGTGTGCACTGGGCCTGATGGCCGCCGGAGTGAAGCCGGGAGACATCGTAGCAGTGGCCCTGCCGCGCAGTGAGCAGCTGTTGATAACACTGCTGGGTATTATGCGCGCTGGAGCTGCTTATCTTCCATTGGACCTGGATGGTCCTGAGGAACGGGCATCTCTGGTGATTGAGGACGCCTCTCCTGCTGCTTTGATTGCTGAAGCTACGATGCAGGAGCGATTTTCCGGAGATTTTATAAGGCTGGATCCTGATTCGCTGCAAGCAGGCGTACAGGGCCAGGACTCCGGGCCGGATTACAGCTCTCCCGATGGAGTCGTATATGTGCTTTACACCTCTGGCTCTACCGGGAGACCGAAGGGCGTGGAAGTAACCCATAGAAACCTGGCGAATTTTCTGGAAGGTATGCGGGAACAGTTGGCGCCAAAGGCAGACGACCGATTTCTGGCGCTGACTACGATTATTTTTGACATTGCCGGGCTTGAGTTGTATCTGCCTCTTACCATTGGCGCCTGCGTTGTGATCGCAGATGGTGAAGCGCTTCGCAATCCACCGCTGCTGGCAAGGTTGATCGAGTCCAGTGGCGTGACCCATGTACAGGCCACTCCCTCCGTATGGCGAATTCTTATGGCCAGTACCGCAACGAAGCTGGATGGTGTGCATGTGCTGGTGGGCGGAGAGGCTCTGACTGCGGAATTGGCTGCGCGCCTTAAAAGTATGGCAGCGTGTGTGACCCAGTTTTATGGTCCAACGGAAACAACGATCTGGTCCACTGCTTATCAAATTGAAAAGGTTGGGGACGATCCTCCGCCCATCGGCCGTCCTATTCTCAACACGCAGTTGTATGTTCTGGACCAGGCCCAGCAGCTTGTTCCCGTAGGTGCAATTGGTGAGTTGTATATCGGTGGGGAGGGAGTGGCCAAAGGTTACCGAAATAGGCCCGAATTAACCGAGCTGCGGTTTCTGCCGGATCCATTCTCCCCTTGCGGCTCCCGCATGTATCGCACAGGAGACTTGGTGCGCTGGAATGAACAAGGTTTCTTAGAGTTCATTGGCCGAGCAGACAACCAGGTGAAGATTCATGGCCATAGGGTAGAGCTGGGTGAGATAGAGAATGTCTTTCTGCTGCATGAGACGATTGCCGAGGCTGCTGTCACCGCGCAGCGCCACGACGACGGGTCCATTTCCCTGAATGCCTATCTGGTGCCGGTCCACGGAGCAAGCGTGGATCTGCGTTCGATTCGCTGGTTCCTTGCCAGCCGGTTGCCAAACCATATGGTGCCAGACAGCTTTACGATACTGAAGGCCATGCCCCTGACCCCTAATGGGAAGCTGGACCGTAAAGCATTGCCGGTCCCTAAGCGCGAAAGTTCTGGCATTCATGTTGAACCTGTAACGCAAACAGAAAAGAAGCTAGCGCGGATATGGCGGGAGATTCTGAATCTTGAGCGAGTGGGGCTGCACGATAACTTTTTTGACCTTGGTGGCGATTCGCTTTCCGCCGCCGAGTTTATCGCCCATTTTCCTGCATACTTTGAGATGGAACTGCCCATGGGAAGTCTGTTTGAGGCGCCCACCATTGCCAGCCTTGCCGCTTTGATTGAGCGCTTGCGCCATGAGGACAGTGACCTGTTTGGAGAAGTACTGACCTTAAGGAAAGGAAACCCTGCCAGGCATCGAGCACTCTTCTGCATTCACCCAATGGCTGGCGTCAGCATCGGTTTTTCAAACTTACTGCGTCACCTTGATGACGGCATTCCGGTTTACGGTCTGCAATCGCGAGGACTTCTGGGTGGCCCTTTGCCCGCTACCATCGAGGAAACTGCTGCGGATTATCTGCAACAAATCCGGCGTATACAGCCTCGCGGTCCGTATCGCCTGCTCGGGCGCTCGATGGGTGGGCTCATAGCACATGCTTTGGCCGTGCAGATGGAAGAGCAGAGGCTCGAGGTCGAGATGCTCGGGATGATTGATACTTTTCTTTTTCATCCAGAAGGTTTCAGTCCTGCGCTAACCGAGACAGAAGAAGTGCGCGCCGCACTCAGCTTTCTTGACATTCAGTTTAAAGAAGCAAAACCACAGAGGACACTCCAGGAGCTGGGAGAGTTTCTACTACATCCTGAAAACGCACACTTAGTACCGGCCAATCATCAGGGAATGATGAAGATCGTCCAGGCGATGATGAAGAACAAACCAGAGTTTCTGAATCATCTGACCGCTGTCATGTTGAATAACCTGAAGATGGCGCGTAATTACAGGCCTGCCCGTGTATCAACTGATCTGCTTTATTTCCATGCGACCAAAACGACCGGCAATGTAAGCGTGATTCACCGCAGTCCATCGGCGTGGAGACCGTTTGTTAAAGGAAAGATCGAAGTACATTCTCTTCACTGCCATCATGAAGAGGTCCTGGATCCTGGACCAGCGGCGATGATTGGTGCGGTCTTGCAGCAGCAGCTTTGTGGTCCCGGGGTACACCGTCTTGCACAGGTTCCCGCTGCGCTGTTGGAAGAAACAGGAGAAAGTACAGCAGCCTATGCCTGA
- a CDS encoding TonB-dependent receptor, which yields MFVSVAAAQEFRATLTGRVSDPSGAVVPDAVITITNTATAAATVVRSGTSGDYYVPFLAPGPYNLTVVASGFEKYERVGLQLDTGAKVTVNVALTVGSTSQTVTVAAQSPLLDTASADAGQVLTTKEIEDLPSNGRSALGFARDEYAVVPKLKHATSQVRPFDNSGASDFSLGGGNSQSNEIELNGTPNMEDSGRVSAFSPMLDAVDQVRVDVFSSDASLGDTSGGTVDITTKGGTNQFHGSLLEFYETSALAAQPFFSTTTQSTHQNQFGAAVGGPVWIPKVFNGRNRLFFFYAYEGFSTKAPGTTIASVPTDAERSGDFSALLGVNSSYQLYNPYNATMSGGNVSRQPIPGNVFANAGLTINPVAQAYVKYIPLPNYSGPTTKPDGENNFLANTPTIFDYRSSEGRLDYNVSQADKLTFELHRSNNNQTQTGVFPNIAEGSTSITNIWGGMLDNVYVFTPKLFLDTRLGFSRTLQQSAIPSQGLNASALGYPSYMASNSRFPAMPRISFSDGASIPSLSTQPGSIEKFVTYQLFTNLTKDWDRHTLKTGMDFRLNKLGTQNPGYSAGTFSFTNAAGNWVTAGTNKAAAPFGDSLAEFLLGLPMSGEYDINDSFLYNNWYFAGFLQDHWKLTHELSLDLGLRLEHETPITESHNKAVIGFDPNAVNSATAAAEAAFAAEASKYPAAPASFSPTGGLLYASSGNRSNYSTQSLYVSPRIGLAYAPDALHGKTVFRGGMGLYYNPFNDYYTPQAYGYSIANTLIASNNNMLTPAATLSDPFPASSNPLRQPFGSSQGINTYLGQSITFTNPRPKAAYSIRWSFDIQHDLGHNTMVQVGYIGNHQVHMSYTAPLDYFPVGLLSRSAYYDPVVTKTYGSAVANPFYGLIQGSGIGTGKTITLSSLFSRFPEYSSVNEQLVPAASSNMNMLVARITKRLSSGLAANINYEYSRLLAAASPLNAGGPLWYGTNASDFPQHLAVTVTYDLPFGRGKAIGRDAGHLTDAVIGGWQVAGIYMWESGTALSWGNVIYNGNWHDFHNTPHDYQHAFNTTVFDTRTKDSNGNQIQPNQYNYRTFPLYALRSDPSNNLDCSVLKNFSFTERTMLQLRVEAYNAMNHPQFNSPNVSPTSQSFGTSTSQINSPRVLQLGARFVF from the coding sequence ATGTTTGTTAGCGTTGCCGCCGCACAGGAGTTCCGGGCCACATTAACCGGGAGGGTAAGCGATCCTTCAGGCGCCGTGGTACCGGATGCTGTCATTACCATTACCAACACAGCCACGGCGGCCGCTACCGTGGTGCGCTCTGGTACTTCAGGCGACTACTATGTTCCCTTTCTTGCGCCAGGTCCTTACAACCTCACAGTAGTGGCATCCGGCTTTGAAAAGTATGAACGGGTAGGTCTGCAACTGGACACGGGGGCCAAGGTCACAGTGAATGTTGCCTTGACAGTAGGCAGCACGTCGCAGACAGTCACGGTTGCCGCGCAATCACCGTTGTTGGATACGGCCTCCGCTGATGCCGGACAGGTCCTGACGACAAAGGAAATCGAGGACCTGCCTAGCAACGGCCGCTCGGCGCTGGGTTTTGCGCGTGATGAATATGCTGTGGTTCCCAAGCTCAAGCATGCGACGTCTCAGGTCCGCCCCTTTGACAATTCAGGCGCCAGTGATTTTTCGCTGGGCGGCGGAAACTCTCAAAGTAATGAGATTGAATTGAACGGTACTCCCAATATGGAAGACAGCGGACGTGTCTCTGCTTTCAGTCCGATGCTGGATGCGGTAGATCAGGTCCGTGTGGATGTTTTCTCCTCGGACGCATCTCTGGGAGATACGTCCGGAGGGACGGTAGACATCACCACGAAAGGCGGAACAAACCAGTTTCACGGGTCTTTGCTGGAGTTCTATGAAACATCGGCGCTGGCGGCGCAGCCATTCTTTAGTACAACCACCCAATCGACACATCAAAATCAGTTTGGAGCAGCGGTGGGCGGTCCTGTATGGATTCCCAAGGTTTTTAATGGGCGTAACCGGTTGTTCTTTTTCTATGCTTACGAGGGATTCAGTACAAAAGCGCCCGGTACAACCATCGCATCGGTACCCACTGATGCTGAGCGTTCCGGGGATTTTTCGGCCTTACTGGGAGTGAACAGCAGCTATCAACTTTACAACCCGTACAATGCCACCATGTCGGGCGGGAATGTGAGTCGGCAGCCGATTCCGGGAAATGTTTTTGCCAATGCGGGACTAACCATTAACCCTGTCGCCCAAGCATATGTGAAGTATATCCCGCTGCCTAACTATAGCGGCCCTACAACAAAGCCGGATGGGGAGAACAACTTTCTTGCCAATACTCCCACCATTTTCGATTACCGTTCCAGCGAGGGCCGACTGGACTACAACGTAAGCCAGGCGGACAAGCTCACTTTCGAGCTCCATCGCAGCAATAACAATCAGACGCAGACGGGAGTCTTTCCGAACATTGCCGAGGGATCGACCAGCATTACCAACATCTGGGGAGGGATGCTGGACAATGTCTATGTTTTTACTCCCAAACTTTTTCTGGACACGCGGCTGGGCTTCTCCCGGACCCTCCAGCAGAGCGCAATCCCCAGTCAGGGATTGAATGCTTCTGCTCTAGGCTATCCCTCTTATATGGCTTCAAACTCAAGGTTCCCTGCGATGCCACGCATTTCATTCAGCGATGGAGCAAGCATTCCCAGCCTCAGCACACAGCCAGGAAGCATCGAAAAATTTGTTACCTATCAGCTTTTTACAAATCTGACCAAAGACTGGGACCGGCACACGCTGAAGACGGGAATGGATTTCCGGTTGAACAAACTTGGCACCCAGAATCCGGGCTATTCTGCCGGCACCTTTTCTTTCACAAATGCTGCGGGGAACTGGGTGACGGCAGGCACAAACAAGGCGGCAGCGCCATTTGGCGACTCTCTGGCTGAATTCCTGTTAGGGCTGCCTATGAGTGGAGAGTATGACATTAACGACTCCTTCCTATACAACAACTGGTACTTTGCAGGGTTTTTGCAGGACCACTGGAAGCTGACACACGAGCTTTCACTGGACTTGGGTCTGCGGCTGGAGCATGAAACTCCCATTACTGAAAGTCATAACAAGGCAGTGATTGGCTTTGATCCAAATGCTGTGAACAGCGCTACGGCTGCGGCAGAGGCGGCCTTTGCCGCGGAAGCCTCAAAATACCCGGCCGCGCCAGCAAGCTTTTCTCCGACGGGTGGCTTGCTCTATGCATCTTCTGGCAACCGCAGCAACTACTCGACACAATCGCTTTATGTGAGTCCCCGCATCGGATTGGCCTATGCTCCGGATGCGCTGCATGGCAAGACCGTCTTTCGAGGTGGTATGGGGCTGTATTACAACCCATTCAACGACTATTACACGCCACAGGCATACGGATACAGCATTGCAAATACACTCATTGCCAGTAATAACAATATGCTGACCCCCGCAGCCACCCTATCGGATCCATTTCCTGCTTCTTCCAATCCTTTGCGCCAACCGTTTGGTAGCAGCCAAGGAATCAACACCTATCTCGGACAATCCATTACTTTCACCAATCCAAGGCCGAAGGCGGCTTATAGTATCCGCTGGAGCTTTGATATTCAGCACGATCTTGGACACAACACGATGGTTCAGGTCGGCTACATTGGCAATCATCAAGTGCATATGTCCTATACAGCACCATTAGATTATTTTCCGGTCGGTCTCCTCAGCCGCTCGGCCTATTACGATCCGGTTGTCACCAAAACTTATGGTTCTGCCGTGGCCAATCCTTTTTATGGACTTATCCAGGGTAGCGGCATTGGTACAGGAAAAACCATTACGCTCAGCAGTCTTTTTAGCCGTTTTCCGGAGTACTCCAGCGTAAATGAACAACTGGTTCCTGCTGCTTCATCCAATATGAACATGCTGGTGGCGCGCATCACGAAGCGGCTTTCCTCAGGGCTTGCGGCCAACATCAATTATGAATATTCCCGGTTGCTGGCTGCGGCGAGTCCCCTGAATGCTGGAGGACCGCTTTGGTATGGAACCAATGCGTCGGATTTTCCGCAGCATCTGGCCGTGACCGTAACATATGATCTTCCCTTTGGACGGGGTAAGGCCATTGGCAGAGATGCGGGCCATCTGACGGATGCAGTCATTGGAGGATGGCAGGTTGCCGGCATCTACATGTGGGAATCAGGCACGGCCCTGAGCTGGGGAAATGTTATCTATAATGGCAACTGGCATGACTTTCACAATACGCCACATGATTATCAGCATGCCTTTAATACCACCGTATTTGATACAAGAACGAAAGACTCCAACGGGAACCAGATACAGCCAAACCAATACAATTACCGGACATTCCCCCTCTATGCTCTTCGTTCGGACCCCTCCAATAATTTGGACTGCTCTGTGTTAAAAAACTTCAGCTTTACCGAGCGGACGATGCTGCAGCTTCGGGTGGAGGCATATAATGCGATGAACCACCCTCAGTTCAACAGCCCGAATGTCAGCCCCACTTCCCAGTCTTTTGGGACTTCCACCAGCCAGATCAATTCACCCCGAGTGCTGCAACTCGGTGCCCGATTCGTTTTCTGA